DNA sequence from the Coffea eugenioides isolate CCC68of chromosome 9, Ceug_1.0, whole genome shotgun sequence genome:
GAAGATCATGAAGTAAATGAGAGCCACCAGAGTAGCTGGATGATGCCATTTTTGTCCTGTTTGAGAAGAGGTTATATTGATTGATTTTTTATGGTTGAGGCTGCAAGCTATCAAGAACTCTAGAAAAGTTGGAGGAGCAGATTTGCTACACATTTTCAGCAGAGCCGGATAGAGCTGATTGCAAGTAAGCAGTAAAGTCGGTGAAATTCCTGTCATGTTGATGTTATGAAACAGAATCAGTAGTAAGAACCTTGATCGTTTCTAGGAGACCAAAAGCTGTTACTAAGAGGGCTGTATGACTGTCATAATTGCTGGAGTGGGGTAGAAATGCCATAACTCGATTGAAGTAGTAATGAATAGGGAGTTGCCTGTGTCTTGATTCATTCAGGGCATAATGTCCATTAGGATAAATTAGTGATGGACCACTATGGCTGAAAGTGGATTCAGGGCAGCAGAAGTTTCTGGCATGTTGCCGCTAATAGTAGTCAGAAGTGTTACCACTTTGGTTTGCTAGGATAAGGCGCTTGTACGAGAATCACGGTCTGGTGTAGTCTTTATTAGGATATACTCCCATTTTGATAGTCCTAgtatttttttcacacagtttaagaaaaagtagttaactttgttagAAAAACAAATTTAGATTATGagttttctaaaatacccttgcattaaataaagttgacttttcatatatcaatatgtTTTGAAAAATCTAAATGCATTAAATGGAGTAGGTTATATTCAATGCTAacaatttatattaaataaggtagtctataataataataacaacttacattaaataagggtattttagagaaattaaaagacaattacattcttcaattggaatgtgaactacaatttgggacagacgaaaaagaaaaacaaaactattAAAATGGGACGGAGAAAGTAGTTGAAAATATCGGTAGATATCTACCAAGGTGAGGATACTTGTTGAACCAAAGAGTTTCCCTCATTATCTCTATCCTTTGTTGTTGCTTTTGATGCCAAATGCCATCTAAACCATTTTTGCTTGGCAATGGATGCTTAAATCTCTGCATGCTCTTGCCCAACTAGAGGCTGGAATGCGGGAGAGTTGGTTTCTGTCCAATGTTGGAAAATCAAGATTGGATTTTTCCCGTTATTTTAGTAAATGCAGATGATGTTGTTATGTTTTAATTAATCGATAGTCCTTTACTTTTTCCTTCCTACTGGTACAAAGTTTATATCTCATttaaagaggcaaaaagcagGTAAGCCAGCCAGTGAACTTCCTTCTTTGCTGAATAAAGGAATGAACCATGGGGTAACCTAACTCGGCGCCTTACGTTTCGTTTCTTCcctttctccaaaaaaaaatacttcCCTTCCTCTGAATTCGCCTTCACCAATCCGCCCATCTACCTCAATCCATCTGCCATGGCAGGTCCCTCCGCAAATCCCACCAACAACCAGCAATTAAAACAAATCTTAAGTTTTAAAAACCATAACCCAAAAATTCTGCTGCAGCCGCCCTCCACCCATGGAAGTAACATCATCAGAAATCAAAGCTAGGTCCATAAAGTTTTAGTTAAGGGGTTGACTTTAGACCGTTCACCTTTTCTGATTGATTTTGTCACGAGTCATAGAATCTAAAGTTAAAAGACACTCACAAGGTAAATGCTTTAATTTTACTGATTAAATTGGAGTTTGGTGCAGAAAAAGTTTGAATATAACCTTAAATATTCCTGGGCTTCCatacaaatggatgttaaacaCTTTTCTGGAAAAAAGGAACTGCTTGCATGCCTGGTGGTGATGGTGGCGGTGGCGACCGGTGAGTTAACTAGTTTGGGAGATGAGATTTgaatagaaaagaaaacaaaggaagaGAAACATAGGTGTTTCCATCGCTTGGGAATTTtagtgaaataaaaaagaaaaaaaagtcgAATGATTTAGAAGTAGATAAAGGCCAGCtataatttataaaaaaaaaaaaaaaaaaatcttccatCCAAAATGGGCAAAAAACGAGGAAAGTGGCAGAAAGcctacaaaaaaaattttaattgtcAATTTTATTTTCGAAACGCtgttcaatgaaattttattgatttatgtgtttaaaattatctcttttcttttataaactcctaaaaaACATTAAATTTTCTTCTCTTCCTTTTCGTATAACTCAatatttctcttctttttttttatcctcAACTCCTAAAGTAGCTATAGATGATGGAAGGAGTTGTTTTGGACATGGGTAGAGGATAGAGAAGAGAAATCAAAATACatacctcctttttttttttgtcgatacgATAGAATTCCTATAACCTAAACTAGCCTATTCTagaggggaaggggaggggacTCGATGTGAGTAGAAACTCCATCGAAACTGGTCAATGAAAACCGTCACATATTGTGACAAATTTTGTGGGAGGCAAGGTTCGAACCCTTGACCTCTCGCACCACCAAGCCTTGGAATGACCATCGGACCAAAGGCCCAATGGCATCAAAATACATACCTCACGTGGGTGTTTTAAATGACTGCAATTGTGCGATTGCGTAGCGACCATAATATGCGGCTGAGGATTTGGTGCCTCTCAAGTTTCACAAGAGCCAGGCATTTATGCTCCGACAATGCCTGATGATTTGACTTGTAATACTATGAAGAAACTAAGTATTAAAAATGTTAACTGGCTTTGTAGAGAAGTGTATTAATTATGGGCAAGTGGCAGCTTTTTCGTACAGGGGACGAAGAGGACTGAGGATTTGATGCGGTTTGCGCAATTCTTTTTCAGTGTTAACTATGGCCCGGCATGACAAATGgtgtttttagtttctaaaaCTTTCTCACCAGTTCTTTTTCTTTgtgtttatttaaaattttattgtaattttttataaaatttatcaaaaaaacgTTTTGAGGtatgtaaaaatttttctttaagaaaaaaaaactttcctttttctcccttttttcctttcttttttttcctcttttcttttctctccttttcttctccCCCACCCCACTACATTCTTCTTCTCCCTCCCTCCCTATTGAACCACTGCTGTTGCAGCAACgtccttttttttcctctctctcctttctcctttttttcccttcctcCCCGCTAACTACCACCATTGCCAATAGcaaaatcttttttttctctctccttcctccctctcctctcttctcttttccttctcctcctttctctccctctccctctcctcctcccctcagaagaagaaaggaagaaggtaatttttttgtgtgtttttagATATTTTGAATTGTATATTTTAaacattttgagaaattttttgagattattgtaattaaagttgttaaaaaacttatagAAGAAAAACTTAACAAAAAACTCCTTTATCAAACAAGCCCTTAGTGTAGAATTTGTAGAAAAACTCACTCCTTTGTCATCTCTTTTCCCCCAATAGCCACCAATCCgtaggggtgagcaaattcggTACGTACCAAATCcaccgaattctaatatggtatgaaataggtagtgagattatgaatttggtaataactaatttcatattcaaattcggtaaaatgaaatagggtaccgcattaccgcattcgaataccaaattagtttataaaattatataatatacagatacagataaatgctatttagtattagtatatactactaatatattattatattatataggtaaatgctattaataatagtTAGTATGTGGTATTATCATgcacttataataataataataatatataataatgtacaatatattattttagtatttgttaattgttatatgactataataatacaaatatatagtaatacataacaatataacataactataatacttattattttatacacgagtaacatgactagaattagataataattaatacatatatgtataatactaaatattaaacaataaacataattagtaattagaatttagatattggtaatttgatacatcattcatgtttgaattattgaatatttgaatatTAACTTGTAACTTGCAAGTATTAATGTGCTCTAAATTTACattacatatttaacataaaaattcatattctCTATTCACCAATCTTAAGGTTTTAAGTATAGACAATACAACTAAACAATGTAAGTGAATACATATGAATTGCAAATTAATGTAgtagtgtattgactttcacaataacatatgtaagtaaataagttttattttgatttgaaataaattataagtttgtaactaatataacttatcactaatcattgtaatttgtaagtttgtaactaatattacttattattaattattgtaaattataaattcataaattatcactaatcattgtataatctaaggtttattctagtttaaattaatcactttttatgtgttctttaaatcatagactaaggattctaggtataagtgatcaaataaatgTCAATtaaattaaaccacaaaatgattagaacataaataatgtgttaaattatgaataaattggggatcaaatcagtaataattttttaaaaaatcagtttttttttataaatgaattcggttaaccgaattcattaccATTTTCGAATTCGAAATCAGTTGCGAAATGAATTCGGTTATAGTCAATTCGAAATTGAAAGCCCTTTAAATTTCTATAAGTCAAATAACCGAATTCATCGAATTCAACTAACCAAATTATCGAATTTGTACTGTTTGTTCACCCCTATCCTATCAATCTGACCTGGTCCATTCTTTTTCCCACCCAATCTTTTAGCCATTTAAACTCTAAAAACTTTTTCCCAAAAATTCTCTCTTAGCTTCAGATTTTTAGAAACCCGGCTCCCATCCAAAAAACAAGAGACAAAACCGAAAGAAAAATTTCACCCGGATCATTAGCCATTTAAACTGTCAAAACATTTTCCTAAAAATTCTCTCTTAACTTCACAGATTTTTAGAAACCGGATCCCATTCAAAAACCAAGCGAGAAAACCGAGAGAAAAAGAtaagaaaacataaaaaaaaaggaaaagaagagcaAAAGACAGAGGGCGGAGGAAGTTGCCGCCATCGCCGTCATTGTCGCCGCAAACCCAACCACCACCACGACCGTGGAATCTGCTTGAAGGCACTGTAAAAATTCCTCAACTCTCTTTGCTTCTACCATGTTGTTTTGTGAAAATGCTACGTCATGTGTCTTCTTGCTCTTAAATTTCTGAAGTTGGTATTTTTTGAGATCTGAATTTCTTGTGACTGGGGTTGGACTAAATCTTATTTTCCTGCCAAAATACGGGCTGGATTAGTTCCTGATATATTAGAATATGTTGAACTTCTGTTATGTCTATAATCTGTTTCTGGAAATgcttaagtgaaaatttgagctaaaggtatgaatttccTGAATTTGGAGAGGATGATTCCACCAGTCCAAAGCTGGTCGGAGTTTGGGATTTCACCGTCTGAGATTTCGCCGGTGAGCAGACCTCACCAACCTACAGTAGTAGGAGTGTAAACGAGTGTAATTTGCTTTCCTCATTGGGCCAACAATTATAGTCATTAATTATCGTTTTCTTTTCATGCCCTGAAATCGGGCACAACATAACTGTACCTGCCCTTTGGTATTCTCACTCGTTATTGTTTCAGGAAATCTTTAGTGGGTAGACCtttgttttccaattttttttttttcgttttacTTCGCCTGCTTGCTACATATATGATGCTTGTATTGGTTGGGCTTCAGATCTTGGAGTAAAAGTATAGAGATTTGATTTAATTGTCTTTGACTGCAATTTCTGATCTTGCTCCGTCgaagttattttgttatttttggttGGTTATTGAATGATTGAAGGCCTATCTATGATCTAAGAGTGGTTGGAAGCTAAATTTATATGCAATCTGTATGAAAACTTATAGTATTGATTCTTGTAGCCGCCTGTACAAGTTCATGTGGAAATGGAGTTTCCTTCATTATTGAATTAACTTCTTTAAAGCTCGCGTTTTGCTACATTTTGGATATGATCTGCATCCCTTCTTTCCGCTTTTTAGTGCTACACTTCACTATATACTAATGGTTATTGTGTTTAGTTGAATTTTAATGCaaattattgatgaattttatgATTGTCAGTATGGATTTTTGGCATTGAAAGTGATATAACATGTTCTTAATTTTGGCTACAATCAGGGAGCTTTGATGGAGGGATTAATTAGTGCACAATTGAACCCAATTCGCACCTATTCTACACAAGAAAGTTTTGTTTTTTCCCCCACATTTTCTCTAAGGATAAAGACAATTGGTTTTGGTAATAAATTTAAGGCAATGAGAAATCTTAAATCATACACTTCAATCAATGCTTCGGTTCAGCCATTGGAGGCCTCAAAAGAGGACCAATTTAACAAAGCATTGCCGTCAAAAGGTAATTTTCAAGGTCTGAGAAAAACTTTATTTCTTGTATGTAATGTATAAAATATAATGACAAATTAGAATTAATACTATGTACGAATGAAGACAAGGATGAGTTTTAATTGGTGATATGTCTAATTGATGTATCCTTTAAATTTGTAAGAGGTCCTTGAGTTGTGGCGCAATGCTGATGCTGTATGCTTTGACGTGGATAGTACAGTATGCCTAGATGAGGGCATTGATGAACTTGCTGAGTTTTGCGGAGCTGGAAAGGCTGTTGCAGAATGGACTGCTAGGTGATATGCCTTCGATAGACATTTTTTTAGATGTGCATAGAATTGAGTTTTTGATCTGATTATGTGCTGATTACTAGGGCAATGAGTGGTTCTATTCCTTTTGAGGATGCCTTGGCTGCAAGATTGTCTCTGTTTAATCCTTCAATAGCACAAGTCCAAGATTTCCTTGAAAAGAGACCTCCAAGGTAAGAAACTATATTCAGTAGCGAGAAGTTTATGCTAGAATTGCTTCAGTTCTTTTGACAGTTAATGAGGCCTATGTGCATCATCTACTATCTTTAACAATTCAATGTAAGTTCCAAATGCTTTGGACATCATCACGTGTAGAGAAGTGAAATACAGACATAAACCTCCAAAAAAAGACACTGTGCTTGTTTTATCTCTCAATCTTGTGCACAGTCAATCAGTTTTCATCATTACTACAGTGCAATTTTGTAAActaaaatggtgaagtttaGTTGTGAATGACTTGACTACAACCATGTAAAGTTGCATCTTGTAGTTGTTTCAATTTGGATTACGATTATGAGTTACACATCTTTGGCATGCAAAATTTGCATTTTAACAAGATCTAGTATTAGGATGTGCATATCAGACCTTTCAGAATGCCTGCCATCTTGAAGGTGTGCTCTTCTGATTGCACACAAAACCCTGATTCAAGTGAAATAATTAAGAAACAATTAGGTTTATGCAACTACTCTATTTGGACAATGTCTTGTCTTTTGAGTGTTTGCATCTGCCgttgttttgtatataatatGCAGTATGTATTGTTATATAGCATGGAACTTTACACGAAACTAAACCATTTAGTGTTTTTCAAGCCATAGCTGATCTGTATTTTCCAAGTAATGAAAATGTCTGGGTTAATTGATTTACTTGGTTTGCAGAATTTCTCGTGGGATTGATGAGTTAGTCAAGAAGATGAAGGCTAGAAACACTGATGTTTATCTGATCTCTGGAGGATTTCGCCAAATGATCAATGTATATGCTTCTCTATGAGTGGCTTTTGATatatcttttcttcttcatatCCAGATAACAATTGAGGCTGGGAGTCCTTGGATCAATTTTCCATTGTGTCTAGATGCCCATTAGCATACTATAGTCATTATTGATGTTGATTAAATATTCTCTGAATTGATGGTTCAAATATTGGCTAAAAAATTGAGGTTCAGTAACCTGATTTTTATGCTACACTGCTTCCAAGTTGATACTTTTCCTGCATCAATATTACCTGTTTTAACAGTTCCTTGCTTTGAATCCCTAAAAGAATCACACATGTTTCATATGGAAGCATACTTTGTGCTTGAAACTGTGTCAAAGTTCTAACTGCTACAGTTTAACAGCCTGTTGCATCAATTCTTGGTATTCCCGTTGACCACATTTTTGCCAATCAACTTCTTTTCGGAAGTGCTGGAGAGTTTTTGGGGTTTGATACAGATGAGCCAACGTCTAGGAGTGGAGGAAAAGCTATTGCTGTTCAGCAGATAAGGAAGGTAAGTTGAACTCTTAGTAGTTGTTTGTTGTGTATTGGTTTTTAGAATATTGACCAAATACTTGATAATGTTATCAGGCTAATGGATATAAATCGCTGGTCATGATTGGAGATGGTGCAACTGATCTTGTGGTAAAAAAGTGTTCATCTTGTCTAGTTTGGTGACCACTACATCTACGGAATACAACCAacccaaggaaaaaaaaatcaagaagtaAATCCCAACGAGAGCTTTTTCTACTACATGTTAACTTGAGTTTAACATGGTCCAATATCTAGAATCTAATAACTGACTTATCTAAAGTCTGCATACAGTAATAGCAGGACATAAAGATTTAGACCTCAAACTTGGTAAATCCATGGAGGAATTGATTCCATACATTGACTTTAATTGCTTCAAAGTAGACTATAGTGGCTATCTTAAAACCTGTTCAAGCTTCATACATTATTAATATCATTCTAAGTTTTGGCCCAAAAATGCATCTAAATTGAATAAATGAAGAGCTTTTACTCTCATGTTGCTCGCAGAATTTATACTCCTTTCTACTTGTAGGCTCGCAAACCAGGAGGTGCCGACTTATTTATATGCTATGCTGGGGTTCAGCTTCGAGAAGCTGTTGCAGCTAAAGCTGATTGGCTGGTGTTCAATTTTAAGGACTTGATTGATAGCCTGGAGTAGCATGCACCCATTTTTCTTGATTGATACCTTTTTTCTGTTTCCTTTTGGGTGGTggttctctttctttccctttacTATTATTGATTTTTTGGGGGTACTAGAGTTCTATGGGTTATAACTACCATGCTTCCAAAAATCTTCTGCATCAGTATATGTATTCTTTGACTAACATTTTATGTATGTAATTTGTGAAAATGACAGTCCTCAGGCACTTGCCCTCAATAAGCAACTTGAAAGCCTTGTTGATGTCATCAAGTTTGACCTCATGAGTGACAAACAAATCCAGCTGAAGTTCACGGATGTGTGTTCAAAGATTTAAGCAAAATCTGGGAGAGATTCATGTCTTTGATGTTTGTCATTTTGGAACAGGTGAAAAACAACAATGTGGTAAAAGCCTTGCAAATCTACAGTACATTATCCAGGTAACGTTTTGCAAGCATTGGGAATCAAGATTTGGCTTGAGACCACCCTATTGGACTCCTGTGACGGTTTTCCTGCTATGAGCGCTCACCAGGTAATTGAGGATCAGCTGCGAATCTGGCTTCACTCTTAATACAACCGTCTTGCCCATTCCTGATGATAGATTGTACATAGAATCTCATTTAGTAGCAGCTAACAGCAATGAAATAACTGAAAAACTCGAACTAGCTTAGTACTGGTAGTCAAATCACAAATGTTTAAACCATGAAAGCATACTCTTTAATCACAAAAGATAGAGTGGACCTATGTTAGCTGATTAAGAATACTGTTATAGTACttaaatcatcaaatcattaTATCACCATATTCTCTCCTCCATTAATTCTAATACAAATCTTCCAAGTGTTACTTTGGCTGATAGATCAAGTACTTTGATTGTGGTTTTTGGTGTAACTATTCCTACAACCTCTATTTCTGTATACTCAGTCTTACACTtgtctaatttttcttttaatcaacTCTCAGTCAATAAAATTACAAGAGCTCTTAAGTGCTTTGTCTTATCCTTCTCTGAATATTGTATTTATTAGGATCGGAAAATTTTGGTAGAGGATGTGAGTTTGGTAGCCTTTATAGACTTGAAACTTTGAAAATGTCAAAACCTGTTACATGTTTGTTCATCATGACACCTCTTGAAGTTTACTGTCATTTGGGTGATCTATCTCTACCAACTTTGAAGAAattgttttcaaattttcaagatTTATATAGTGAGATACGTCAATTTGTGAAGTATCTCTGTTTGCCTTATTTGCCTAGGTCAATAAATAGGTTGCATACCCTTTTGAATTAGTGAACTCTAATATTTGGGATTATTGTCCAATAGCATCTAAGTCTAGTTTTAAATATTGTGTCACTTTAATTGATGATTACTCTCGTATTACTTGATTATATTTAATGAAAATTCATTTAGATTTATCCAATGTTTGTTGTTCCATACTGAAATAAGAACACAATGTAATATGTCTATGCGCATTTAGCAAGTTGATAATAAAAGAATACTTTTATAAGCTTTTTAATCTATATAAGTAAGAAAATGGAATTCTAAACCAATATTCATGTCTTGATATAACACCATAAAATGGtgttattaaaaataaataggCACTTACTAAAAATTGCTAGAGCCAAGTTATTTCACATTTTCACCTAAACGTTCCTAACTAGATTTGGGCAGATGCTACTTGACCAACTTgctttttaattaatttcatgaATCTGTACTTGCTAGTGAGATATCGTATTCAGTTTTGCTTCCACCTAAACGTTCCTATATAGATTTCGGCAGATCTTATTTCACCAACTtactttttaattaatttcacgAATCTGTACTTGTTATTGAGATATCGTATTCAGTTTTGCTTTCGAACCTAATCTTTATTCCATTCTGAGTCGTGTATATTTTGATGTCTTTGTTTTGTTCATGACATCCATTCCAAGCGTCTAAATTAAGTGAATGTACTACTTGTTTTGTTCATGACATCCGTCCCCAAGCGTCTCAATTAAATCCAAGTTCCCTAGTACTCTTATACTAGTGTGAATAACCATGCTACGCATGGTGCTaattaggggtgcaaacgaatcAAGACAAATTGAGTTTTGATCCAATTGGGTCGAATCTCAACCTAGGTTTATGAACCTCAAATTCGAGTTCGACCTTGACAAACTCAAAATataaaactcgagctcgaactcaactcaaattgagtttgaacttgagcttaaaaaataaaaagataattattttattttaaaaaaataaataaataataatttttcttaacaaataataaaatattagggatatatatgtaattttactattaaaataatatatatatatatatataattgaactCGAGTTGGTTTGCTAGTTaatgaatttagtatttttgaaTTCGAGTTTGAATTTGACTTGGTTAGTTCGAGCTCGAACTTGAACCACTCGCGATTGATTTGATTCGTTTGCACCTCTAATGCTGACATtattgaaagaaataaaaagagagGTTGGATTAAAAAAAGTACAATTAATCAAAATCTAAGATTTGTCTAGCATTAGTTTAAAgtatgataaaatgtgtatatcATTCAAGAACTATGTTTTTGCAAAAGATGAATCctgaaataataataaaaatttatattagaaaatgaatgacaTATGGAAATGAATGTAATCACATGTTTTATTGAtatcaaaatgaaatacttataaacattatgcattcgatttgataatcttgtatGAAAGTGTAAACAAATTTCACACCAATTAACTTTTAGCTCGAAGGGTAATATTGGTGGTTTAA
Encoded proteins:
- the LOC113783770 gene encoding phosphoserine phosphatase, chloroplastic-like isoform X2 yields the protein MEGLISAQLNPIRTYSTQESFVFSPTFSLRIKTIGFGNKFKAMRNLKSYTSINASVQPLEASKEDQFNKALPSKVCLDEGIDELAEFCGAGKAVAEWTARAMSGSIPFEDALAARLSLFNPSIAQVQDFLEKRPPRISRGIDELVKKMKARNTDVYLISGGFRQMINPVASILGIPVDHIFANQLLFGSAGEFLGFDTDEPTSRSGGKAIAVQQIRKANGYKSLVMIGDGATDLVARKPGGADLFICYAGVQLREAVAAKADWLVFNFKDLIDSLE
- the LOC113783770 gene encoding phosphoserine phosphatase, chloroplastic-like isoform X1 is translated as MEGLISAQLNPIRTYSTQESFVFSPTFSLRIKTIGFGNKFKAMRNLKSYTSINASVQPLEASKEDQFNKALPSKEVLELWRNADAVCFDVDSTVCLDEGIDELAEFCGAGKAVAEWTARAMSGSIPFEDALAARLSLFNPSIAQVQDFLEKRPPRISRGIDELVKKMKARNTDVYLISGGFRQMINPVASILGIPVDHIFANQLLFGSAGEFLGFDTDEPTSRSGGKAIAVQQIRKANGYKSLVMIGDGATDLVARKPGGADLFICYAGVQLREAVAAKADWLVFNFKDLIDSLE